Genomic segment of Lemur catta isolate mLemCat1 chromosome 2, mLemCat1.pri, whole genome shotgun sequence:
aatgaggtagactGTATATATTCCTGTGGAAAAATATAAACGAGATGTTAAATGAAAGCAATGAGTTGCTGAACAATTTATGTGATATGGTTACATAACTCTGGATAAATTTgtcatatgtatgtgtttatgtacaCCAAGACAAGACTGGAAGGGATCACAGCAAACTGTTAATAGTTAACAAATTTATTCtcctttccttaaaaagaaaaaatttcaacttAATTATATCCCTTtcacattaaaatatcaattaaataaaattggggGGAAGCTACCTATAGTCCTACTGCCCAGAGACtagaatttttacatatttttttccagtctatTTTTTTCAACCATAGTATTTGGTCTCTTTTTAGGCAGTGATGATCAAATCTTCTTTACAGTTTTGTAGCCAGTTTTTTTCTACACACAAACATTATTTGTAGTGgctgtttataattttatggcatattttaCTTATCATGTTTTTATAGTTGCAGGCCCTACTCCTTAAAACCTATAAATTTAAAACCTCCCATGCAAACCTGAACACCCACCAGCCTCATACCTGCAGCAAGCCCTGGTGTGGAATAAGCAGTGGAAAGACAGGCCTGGGTACTTGCTGGGTGGGACAAGTTGGGAGGGCCTGTGACAGGTCACAACAATACTAAGGAGAAGTGTCCCCTCCTCTTACCCTGATGTGGttgaggtgggggtggtgggccTTGGCCAGCCAAGGCTGGGCCCATTCTGTCTTCCTGCCTTTCTGGCGGTGACAGGTCAACCTTCCCCGTCTCATCCTTCTGCCAGATAAACAGTACTTGCCGGCACCACGGAATAAAGAGTTAAGGACTGCCAGCCTATTTCCTCCTGCCCTGGTGAAAGAAAGTAGGTCCACAGGAAGGAAGACTGCCTCCCTTACCTTCCTCTGTCCCCAGAATGAAAGAAGTGGTTGGTGGCCACAGCAGGTGGGCCTGGCCAGGGTGCCTGGGTTGGCAGTGAAGCAAGCAGCATGGCACTCGGCTCACCCTGGGCCCGATGCAGTGAGGTCAGGACTCGGGAAGAGGGGGACTCGGGAATGTCAGTCCCTCTCGTGTTTTCTCCCAGTCCCTGGGTGAGACCTCGTATGTCACTTAGCCCCCTTTTACTTGCTCTGGTGCCGGCCCGGCAGCGTTTCTGTGGCTCAGACTCGTGTCTGATCTGCCTCCCCACGCCCTCCCGCCATCCCCAAGTAATGCTGGCTGACACAGATTCCCCTGGAACATTTATTTTACTCAGTTTATTGAAAAGTGATATAAAAAGGTaaacattatatatgtgtatctttATAATGGTACACGGTAGAGTGTTCAGATATTTTACCAGTCGATGTATAGTTTCAGGTGAGAAAATAAGGACTATATAGTGACAATATTTCAAGCCAAAAATGGAATACATAATCAAAGGATTTTGCCACTGCCTTGGTAACTAGAGGCAGGCCAGAAATCGTCATTTGACATAGTAGAATTCCCAGGACACTAAAATAGTTTGTGGGGACATGGGTCCGAATATTTTAAACTCCCACACTTATCGTGCATGCGGTAAACTATCAGCATGTATTTGTCAGTGATGGTTATTTCCTAATACCCAGGAAGCATCCATGTGGGCCACCCTTCCATTGCCCTAGACCAAGGGAGTGAGTGACCGGCAGGATTCAAGATGGCAGCCCAGCCGAGGCGTGGGAGTCCCAGCTAACTTCTGCTCCCTGCTCTCCCACCAACAGCCTACACAGACTTCTTCCTGCCGCTGCTTAGCCGCTGTCCCTCTGCCATGGGAATAAAGAATAAGGATGGGGAGACCCCTGGGCAAATTCTGGGCTGGGGACCTCCCTGGGATTCtgctgaagaggaggaagaagacgaGGCTTCCAAGGAACAGGAGTGGAGACAGAAGCTGCAGGGCGAGCTGGAGGACGAGTGGCAGGAGGTCATGGGGAGGTTCGAAGGTGAGGAGTCCACTGCCATCCACAgctgccctccttccccactggCCGCGGGCCTGTGCCTCTGCATGAGGGCgcccctcctctgtctccctgcCACTCGGGGCCCACCACCTCCTCACAGCCTCCTTCCAACTACCCCCATCCTGCCCTTCCAAACAGATGACGCTTCCCGTGAGACCCAGGAACCCGAGTCCTTCTCAGCCTGGTCAGATCGCCTGGCCCGGGAGCATGCCCAGAagcgccagcagcagcagcagcgggaaGCAGAGGGATCCTGTCGACCCCTGCGGGCTGAGGGCTCCAGTCATAGCTGGCAGCAGCAGGAAGAGGAGCAGCGGCTCTTCCGCGAGCGAGCCCGGGCCAAGGAGGAAGAACTGCGTGAGAGCCAAGCCAGGAGGGCGCAGGAGGCTCGCGGGGACCAAGGGCCAGAGCcggccagggccaggcccagggcagagcatcccagaggggtggggaggggcaacCTCTGGCGCTTTGGCGAtgtgccctggccctgccctgggggaggggacccAGAAGCCATGGCTGCAGCCCTGGTGGCCAGGGGCCCCCCCCTGGAGGAGCAGGGGGCTCTGAGAAGGTACTTGAGGGTCCAGCAGGTTCGCTGGCACCCTGACCGCTTCCTACAGCGATTCCGAAGCCAGATTGAGACCTGGGAGCTGGGCCGCGTGATGGGGACAGTGACAGCCCTTTCTCAGGCCCTGAATCGCCATGCAGAGGCCCTCAAGTGACCCTAGGGAAAGAGCAAGAAACTTCGGGCATGAAGCCtcagggctgaggcagaaggaagggtAAGGTCAAGGATGGGGACTACAAGGAAGAGCCAGATGCTGCCCAGCGGAGGACATGGGTGGGAGCGAAACTTGTAAcgagcgggggtggggggcacgggCCACCACTGCTGCTCCTTGACTCTGCCATTTCCTAATAAGACCTGGTTCCACATCTCACTCCTGGTGTCTCCTCTGCCTTTTTCCCTTGCTGTGGTTTTCATCACCCATGacatctcctttccctccccGCCTGCCGAAACCCACAGCTCCTACGCACCTGCAGTGCGCACGCTCGCGCGAACGCCTGCCCTCAGCTGGACGAGAAAGCCCCGCcggcccacccccagccctgccctgagaAGGCCCAGTTTGCCCTCCGGCCTCACTCTGCTCCCTGTGCTGGGGTCCTGTCCACTCTGCAGTCTGCGGCTGGAGAAATAGATGTGAACAGAGGCAAAAAGGGGAACAAAACcagtttccctccctccccagctccccaagCAGAACCACATCCTCCTCCCCACTTAACACCCCCTTTCCCCAACACAGGGCTTTCCCTTTGCTGAGTCACTGAATGAGCGAGTTgggggcagctggggctggggggcatgaggaggctggggaggatgGGGCAGACAAGTGGAATGGATGGAGGAAGAGCCCTGTGGGGGAGTGGAATTTCAGCTGCTAAAATTAGGAGCCGGGGAAGGAGGCGGAAAGAGCCAGATTATGTAACCCGGGGTATCTGTTCTTGGGTAACCAGAGATCCACGCCCGAGATCCAGGCTCCTGGCTCCACTGTCTGCCCTCTGTCTTCTCAGTGcatccttcctcctccaggacCCCAGTCCTCGTCTCTGCCATCCAGATTCTGCCCCCATCGCAAACCCAAGTTCCTTTCTGGGCCTCCCAGGCTTGGCCTTCCCCATAAACATCTCCTTTTCCAAGAAGCAGTGGTTGAGATCCTGAGGGGTGAAGGGAAAGGATCTGGGATtcccacagaggaggaaactagaGTCAGAAATGGCAGACCAAAGGCTGCTGCCATCCCCGGGACACAACTAGGAAATAGTGAAAAGAAAGGGCAggactggccgggcgtggtggctcacacctgtaatcctagcactctgggaggctgaagcgggaggatcacttgaggtcaggagttcaagaccagcctgagcaagagcgagaccccatctctactaaaaatagaaaaattagccagacatggtgccacgtgcctgtagtcccagctactcgggaggctgaggcaggaggatcagttgagcccagaagtttgaggttgtgaactaggctgatgccacagcactctacccagggtgacagagtgagtctctgtctcacaggaaaaaaggaagatagaGAAAGGGCAGGACTGACAGGAGAGAGTGCAGGTGTGCGGGGGTGGGTGCACAGAgaacacagacatgcacagacaCTTATTTTTCAGATTCCAAGCCCAGGTCAGTACAGGAGAACCCCAGGAGTGGGGGTGGAAGGCAGTAGGGGTCAGGGAGGGCAGGCCTCTGGGAGCATGGGAACAGGGAGTGGGCAAGAGCCCAAGGAGAAGACGAGCCTGGCGTGAGGAAGAGGCCCAGGGCCTCTGAGGGACCAGGCGGATGttcagggcaggaggggaagagCTGGTGAGAAAGGTCCTGTGAGAAGAAGCTGCTGTGATTCAGAGAAGAGGCTTCAAGCTGTGAGCAACCTGGCATCCGGTTCCTCTCACGGGCCAGAGATTTCGGAAGTGGCATGCAAAGGGCCCAGGTCTGCAGTCGGGGGAGTTCGGGTTAGGGTCCCTCGCTGGGGGTTGAGAGGTAAGCAGCAGGAAGCTCTGGTGTCCAGATTGACTCCTCCACCCAGCAGATTTCTCTCTGGTTTTTAAGCATATCATTTCTTCTTCTGCGAGAGTGACAAAACCAAAGCAGAATAAGCCCTGATACCTGGGCCCCCAGACCACTCTCTTCTCAACGTCCCCCCCTCCGCCCTGTGTCTGGCCCCCAGTCCTGGTGGGGGTTCCCCTGAGATAAGGGCTGTTCACTTTCTCTGACCACATGGTTTCCGCTTCTGTGTCTCTTGTTTCCTAGGCTGATAAAAATACTGAGCCGTAGAGGCCCTGGCTTCCTCCGACCCCTTGGGGCAGGCAGCAGGCATCCTGCCCAccgtggtgggggcagggagcggGGCCAGGGATCCCCAAGGGGTGACTCAGTGCCTGCCAAGAAACCTGGGGTGGTGAAGGTGTATCTCTGCTCTCCAGAGCTGGGACCAGGAGCTGAGTCTCAGTGGAGGGTGCCGTTAGGGTTCAGTTGGAGAAACAGCTGGGAAAGAGAACAGTGAGATTGAAGAGGGTCATTTtggggactggggtggggcaggttTGGGTTAAGTCAGGAAAAGGGTCTGGAAAAAACTCAATTCAGTGTAGGTCAACCGAGCATCCTGTAGCCCGAAGATAAATTCAAACGCTGCTTCAAGTTTGCAGTCCAACAGGGGAGGCAGACCCATGCTTAGCTAGCTGATTCAAGGCATGCGGAGTAACCTTCACGGTAGGGTGCGGTGGCAGCAGAAAAGGGGGAGCGAATCCCATCTGAAAGCATCCGGGAGGCTCTGAGGCGGGAGAGGAGCACTTGAACCTGCTCTGGGGAATGCAGGGGACTCCAGTGGATGGAGGGCGCGGGAAGGCTCCCTAGGTCAATAGAACGGCTGGGGCAGAGAGGCTGACGGCCAGATCGTATGCCCAGGAGAAAATGAGTGCCTGAGGTGGAAGCAGCACGGGTTTGAGGGAGCCCGTGGCGAAGAAAGGACCACAGAATGCCAAGGTCAGGGGTTTGGACTGCGACAGCCGTGAAGAAGCGGGAGACCAGGACGGTGCTGCAGGAGTACAGAAAAGAAGTAAAGAGAGAAGGCCATCATCTTTcgagtacttactatgtgttaGTCAGCCCTTTTCCCAACATCAGGAGTCCTGTCAACATCTGTCCAAAAGGTGGGTGGTGGGtccccattgcacagatgaggaaataaaagcACATAAACATACTGTAACTTACTTCAGGCCACACAGCTAAAAAGTAGTGAAATTAGCATTCAACTCATCCAACTCCAAAACTCATGTATTAATACTTCTACTTAAGTCCCAATAACCCCAAATGGcattaaaggaaggaaaagattttataatataaaccTTGAGGGGACATTTGGACATGACAACTGGTTGGATGGTGGGAATGGGGAGAGTGGAGTCTTAGATGACTCCAAGTTCTGAGCCAAGGGGATTGGAAGGGCGGTGATGCCCTAAACCGACAAGGAGAAGTATGGCTGAAGGGAAAGATAAAGCGTTTGACTTTGGACATTcaattaataaactttttttaagcACCTGTTAGGAGCAGGGCACTGCTAGACGATAGGGGTAAGTGATAAGGTCACTGTCCTCATAGAATTTGCAGTCTAGTGAGACAATATACAGGTAACTATATGTAATAATTGCGGTGCACTTGCTTAGAGTATTGAAGTGTTCAAGGAAGGCTTGCTGAGTTGGAGGTGCTAACATGACACTCACATGGAGATTTCCAGTAAGCAGGTCGGGAGCTCGAGAGAAGTTCAGAGAGATAGATTTGGGCATCGTTCCCTTCCCAGTAGAGGCTGAGCATCTGAGTGGACAGAATCCTCAAGAGAGAGGGTGGAGTGACCAGAAGAGCCCTGAGGATGctcaaaggaagaaaaccaataaaggagatgggggggggggttgctgTACACCAAGCAGAGACTGGGCAGCCATGTCTGAGGCCTCAAAGAGGTCTGGTAGGTAAGGGTTGAAAGATTGTTTGGGCTCAGGAACTAGACACTTACAAATTTTGAGAAAACACTTTCCGTGTAATAGAGGGACAGAAATCACTTTCCATAGGCTGAGGGATGAGTGGGAGGTGAGGAGAAGGAGGCAGTGGGTGCAAAGTCATAGAATGGTGAATACAGAAGTAAGTAAGAGTCATCTCTTAGTTCTACCCacagattttacagatgaggaaaattttattgaaaattttcctgaaataGTAGTAAAGGGGCTAGTCTTTTGAGACATCACATGAAAGGAAAGATGAGAGATGGAATGAATATTTTGAGGGAGAACAAGTTCAGGGAAGgagtttttggtttattttcaagaaacagaatgtaggccgggcacggtggctcacacctgtaatcctagcactctgggaggccgaggcgggtggatcgctaaggtcaggagttcgagaccagcctgagcaatagtgagaccctgtctctactaaaaaatagaaattatctggccaactaaaaatatatatagaaaaaaattagccaggcatggtggcgcatgcctgtagtcccagctactcgggaggctgaggcaggaggatcgcttaagcccaggagtttcaggttgctgtgagctaggctgctgccacggcactcactctagcccaggcaacagagcaagactctgtctcaaaaaaaaaaaaaaagaaaagaaagaaatagaatataaaataaagcgAAGGTGCGAGAAGGgacaaaaatactgaaaatataagaaacaggggccgggcgcggtggctcacgcctgtaatcctagcactctgggaggccaaggcgggaggatcacttgagctcaggagttcgagaccagcctgagtgacagcgagacccatctctactcaaaacagaaaaattagcctggcgtcatggtatgtgcctgtagtcccagctactctggaggctgaggcaggaggatcgcttgagcccaggagttgcagcttgcagtgagctaccatgatgccactgcactctacgcagggcaacagagtgagactctcaaaaaaaaaaaaaaaaagaggaaattgaacccctccctcactctcctccttCAAAAACTAAAGAGGGGTGAAAGAATATACTAAAGACAGGACGTGAGATAGAGTACAGATGAAGGGATCAGCCTTGGAAAGAAGCAAGTGTACTTCTgtgaatcaagaagaaaaaaaaaagctttgtgcagtggcagtgttgtagccaatgaggtttattcGAGGCtcgattattgctaattgaaaacttttcccaaaacCCCGCCATGACGACTTGCAATATAGTCGGCATTGACAATTTTTTGACAGTCTCTACagggactgaaaaaaaaaaaagaagaaaagaaaggtgaaCTGTAAATAGCAaagtggagggaaaaaagaaggaagtgagGAGATCCACCTTGGATGGCTTTAAGCTCAATAGAATAAATGACAGCATCAGCGGCTGAAAGTGAAGAGGTAGGGTGAAGGGCGCAGGGGGCACGCAGATTTAGAACACCACGTGCAGGAGTACAGCGGGGAGTCCACAAGGAATGGCTTTTGTAGGAGTTTTGTCAAGGAACACTGATGACTCTCTTACATGAGATGGCCAGGATTAGCCTCTCACAGGGACACGACCCTCCTGCGATGCTTGGCAGCCTAAGAAAAGGCTCAAGAATGAGACCACTGAGTTTACCCAAGTAAGGTTTTTCAAGGTCTTCTTGGTAGAACATCGTGCAGGTAAGAGATACTAAAATACTAGTGAAAGTGTAGTTGTGATTGTTGACCATGCAGTATGTGTTAAACCAAATCTACAAGGAAAACCAGGAAAGTAGAAGAAACTGGAAGTCTTGGTGAGAATAAAGAACTGAGTcaatgggagggagaaagggagatgTGAAAAGTGAGTGGTTGTGAAGAGAGGGAAAATTCAGAGTTCAAGACCTTGAAgatagcccaggagtttgaagttacagtgagctatgattgtgcactgcactcccgcctggatgacagaacaagatcctgtctcaaaaacaaaacaaaacaccaagaTCGTGAAAGCATAGCCCTTCCAAATGACGCTGAGGTTCGAGGTACAACCTTACTCATGGACGACTAAAGTGAAGCAGAGAAAGAGGCTGTAAAGACGTTGAAGTGAGATAGTTGAAGAACCAAGAGGCCAGAGTAAGATTCATCTGATCTGTGTGGTTTTGAAGTCACTGATGATAGTGGTAGGAGAGGACATATGGAGAAAAACTGAGCTACTTACACAAGTTTTTAAGAGCATAGTACAGACGTTGATGGAGAAGATTGTGCTATGAGGACAGGAAGAGTGTAGCAAATGGTGCAGGGGgggagaagaaaataatgacCTCTCTTCTCTGCCCTTGTTCCCCTAGTGATGGATGTCAAAGAGAGATCAGCCTTCACCAAAGAGAGAAGTAGCATTAGGGGAAAGCCAGGTTTCAAAATGCCCAGAGGAAGATGCtttcaaaaatggaataaaagattTGAATATATGTGGAGTTCCATAGAATATTGTGAAGTGGATTGAGACAAGGGCCCTTGTGGGGTAGGGGATTGAATCCAGGGAGGTTGCCTCCCAGTGAGAATTCAAGAGAAGGCAACAAAGTCTAGAAGGTTTTGCATCTGGGAGCCAGAGAGTGTTGCTTCTGGAATTCAGAATGGAAGATGCACTGAGTTCATTGTGAGGGAAAACACAGATACCTCAACGAGATCTTATCTCATACAGAAGATAAGGTATCGCTTCCAGTTCCATGGCCGTAGACATTCTCTTCATGCTGACAACTCCCAATCTTCTTTGTTTGGCTCTGCCCTTGCAGACTCGTGTATCTAACTGCCAAGTGATGTCTCCGCTTATATGTCTGTCTAATAGACTTAACGCatccaaaataaaacttttgttctttCCTAGTGGATGCTCTaagaacaaacaaagaaaaaaatagaacttgtGGTTCTCCCACCCATCGGAATCTTGCTTCTCCCCCAGCCTCCACATCTCCCCCATCCATCAACCCATCGTCTAGTCCTGTCGACTCTAGCcctgatatatataatatagccCAAACTTGCCCACTATTCTCCACCTCCATGGCTGCCACCATCTTCTCTTCAGCATTACTGCGACTGCCTCCTAACTGGTGTCCCTGATTTTGCCCCTACCAGCCAGTCTCAACACAGGAGCCacagtgatcttttaaaaacataaatccaaTCACCTCCATGCATCTGTCTCTCTGCCCCCTGCCTTCAttgtctccccccaccccgccccccacacacaccctccctcCAAAGGCTTCCCATGGTTGAATAAAATCTGGATGCTTTACCCCTCCTTGCACGGCCCTGCGTGATCTGGCCCCGGCCCCCTCCCTGGTcccatctcccacccctcccccagcctcactctctgctccagccacactgacctgcTTTCTATCTTCACCACCTCCAGCTCGGTTCCACCTTCCAGCCTTGGCAGTAAGC
This window contains:
- the NFKBIL1 gene encoding NF-kappa-B inhibitor-like protein 1 isoform X2 → MASTSRRQRRERRFRRYLSSGRLVRAQALLQRHPGLDVDAGQPPPLHRACARHDAPALCLLLRLGADPAHQDRHGDTALHAAARQGPDAYTDFFLPLLSRCPSAMGIKNKDGETPGQILGWGPPWDSAEEEEEDEASKEQEWRQKLQGELEDEWQEVMGRFEGEESTAIHSCPPSPLAAGLCLCMRAPLLCLPATRGPPPPHSLLPTTPILPFQTDDASRETQEPESFSAWSDRLAREHAQKRQQQQQREAEGSCRPLRAEGSSHSWQQQEEEQRLFRERARAKEEELRESQARRAQEARGDQGPEPARARPRAEHPRGVGRGNLWRFGDVPWPCPGGGDPEAMAAALVARGPPLEEQGALRRYLRVQQVRWHPDRFLQRFRSQIETWELGRVMGTVTALSQALNRHAEALK
- the NFKBIL1 gene encoding NF-kappa-B inhibitor-like protein 1 isoform X4 produces the protein MGIKNKDGETPGQILGWGPPWDSAEEEEEDEASKEQEWRQKLQGELEDEWQEVMGRFEGEESTAIHSCPPSPLAAGLCLCMRAPLLCLPATRGPPPPHSLLPTTPILPFQTDDASRETQEPESFSAWSDRLAREHAQKRQQQQQREAEGSCRPLRAEGSSHSWQQQEEEQRLFRERARAKEEELRESQARRAQEARGDQGPEPARARPRAEHPRGVGRGNLWRFGDVPWPCPGGGDPEAMAAALVARGPPLEEQGALRRYLRVQQVRWHPDRFLQRFRSQIETWELGRVMGTVTALSQALNRHAEALK
- the NFKBIL1 gene encoding NF-kappa-B inhibitor-like protein 1 isoform X3; protein product: MNDPSPQVPEGEASTSVCRPKSFMASTSRRQRRERRFRRYLSSGRLVRAQALLQRHPGLDVDAGQPPPLHRACARHDAPALCLLLRLGADPAHQDRHGDTALHAAARQGPDAYTDFFLPLLSRCPSAMGIKNKDGETPGQILGWGPPWDSAEEEEEDEASKEQEWRQKLQGELEDEWQEVMGRFEDDASRETQEPESFSAWSDRLAREHAQKRQQQQQREAEGSCRPLRAEGSSHSWQQQEEEQRLFRERARAKEEELRESQARRAQEARGDQGPEPARARPRAEHPRGVGRGNLWRFGDVPWPCPGGGDPEAMAAALVARGPPLEEQGALRRYLRVQQVRWHPDRFLQRFRSQIETWELGRVMGTVTALSQALNRHAEALK
- the NFKBIL1 gene encoding NF-kappa-B inhibitor-like protein 1 isoform X1, with translation MNDPSPQVPEGEASTSVCRPKSFMASTSRRQRRERRFRRYLSSGRLVRAQALLQRHPGLDVDAGQPPPLHRACARHDAPALCLLLRLGADPAHQDRHGDTALHAAARQGPDAYTDFFLPLLSRCPSAMGIKNKDGETPGQILGWGPPWDSAEEEEEDEASKEQEWRQKLQGELEDEWQEVMGRFEGEESTAIHSCPPSPLAAGLCLCMRAPLLCLPATRGPPPPHSLLPTTPILPFQTDDASRETQEPESFSAWSDRLAREHAQKRQQQQQREAEGSCRPLRAEGSSHSWQQQEEEQRLFRERARAKEEELRESQARRAQEARGDQGPEPARARPRAEHPRGVGRGNLWRFGDVPWPCPGGGDPEAMAAALVARGPPLEEQGALRRYLRVQQVRWHPDRFLQRFRSQIETWELGRVMGTVTALSQALNRHAEALK